In Streptomyces chartreusis NRRL 3882, the following are encoded in one genomic region:
- a CDS encoding MFS transporter yields MTHETTRPLVRVLRDRDSGLYLSGVVISGFGTSALWLASGVWVKDLTGSDGLAALCVLAMWLPTLAGPLLGTLADRGRRKPLLIGLNLLLGALLLTLVGVDDPGDLWLLYAVLFVYGAAGVVHDAAESALVATAVDASLLGDFNGLRLTATEGMKLLAPLAGAGLYAAYGGASVALLDAATFVLAAGLYALLRVREDKPAPPTGSRRERTAEGARHLWAHPVLRPLVLAGGATMLFAGVNGAVVYAVVDDLGHLPAYAGVLYAVQGAGSVAVGLLSGTALRRLGERRFAAYGIALLAVAVALRAVPSDPLALACSAAVGAGLPAVLIAALTSVQRETPGPLLGRVTATANTLVYTPNVVGLAAGAALVELVSHRLVLVALGVALLVTAAPLFQSRARAERTVSRSPSDANPA; encoded by the coding sequence ATGACGCATGAAACGACCCGGCCCCTCGTGCGTGTCCTGCGCGACCGCGACTCCGGGCTCTACCTCTCCGGAGTGGTGATCTCCGGCTTCGGCACCTCCGCGTTGTGGCTGGCCTCCGGCGTGTGGGTCAAGGACCTCACCGGCTCGGACGGCCTGGCCGCGCTGTGCGTGCTCGCCATGTGGCTGCCGACCCTGGCCGGACCGCTGCTGGGCACGCTCGCCGACCGGGGCCGCCGCAAACCGCTGCTGATCGGCCTGAACCTGCTCCTGGGCGCCCTCCTGCTCACCCTCGTGGGCGTCGACGACCCGGGCGACCTGTGGCTGCTGTACGCGGTGCTGTTCGTGTACGGCGCCGCGGGTGTCGTCCATGACGCGGCCGAGTCGGCGCTCGTGGCGACCGCCGTCGACGCGTCCCTGCTCGGCGACTTCAACGGCCTGCGCCTGACGGCCACCGAGGGCATGAAGCTCCTGGCGCCGCTCGCCGGCGCGGGCCTGTACGCGGCGTACGGCGGTGCGAGCGTCGCCCTCCTGGACGCGGCGACGTTCGTCCTGGCCGCGGGCCTGTACGCGCTGCTGCGGGTGCGGGAGGACAAACCCGCGCCGCCCACCGGCAGCCGCCGGGAGCGGACCGCCGAGGGCGCCCGCCACCTGTGGGCGCACCCCGTGCTGCGCCCCTTGGTGCTGGCGGGCGGCGCCACGATGCTGTTCGCCGGCGTGAACGGGGCGGTGGTCTACGCCGTCGTCGACGACCTCGGGCACTTGCCCGCCTACGCCGGTGTGCTGTACGCCGTGCAGGGCGCCGGGTCGGTCGCGGTCGGCCTGCTCTCCGGCACCGCTCTGCGCCGCCTGGGCGAGCGGCGCTTCGCGGCGTACGGCATCGCCCTGCTGGCTGTCGCGGTGGCCCTGCGTGCGGTGCCCTCCGACCCACTGGCGCTGGCGTGCAGCGCGGCGGTCGGTGCGGGGCTGCCCGCGGTGCTGATCGCCGCGCTGACGTCGGTGCAGCGCGAGACGCCGGGCCCGCTGCTGGGCCGGGTCACCGCCACCGCCAACACGCTCGTGTACACGCCGAACGTGGTCGGACTGGCCGCCGGGGCGGCCCTGGTCGAGCTGGTGAGCCACCGGCTGGTGCTGGTGGCCCTGGGCGTGGCCCTGCTGGTGACGGCGGCCCCGCTGTTTCAGAGCCGGGCGAGAGCGGAACGGACGGTCTCCAGGTCGCCGTCGGACGCCAACCCGGCGTGA
- a CDS encoding SRPBCC family protein, whose product MTRDGELRLHLQCELDDLCPVVFRKLTDPREVARWWGPDGFSTPSVEIDLRPGGAYRIAMQPPEGELFYLVGEYIDVDPPVGLSYTFRWEEPDPDDRETVVTLSLHDTDIRRSELTLDRAPSPLSGGWPSTRKAGSRVSASSGKCSRRNGIDHRPPRRTGVPRHAGEPGMTTRPCDDDR is encoded by the coding sequence ATGACACGGGACGGCGAGCTGAGACTCCATCTGCAGTGCGAGCTGGACGATCTGTGCCCGGTCGTGTTCCGAAAGCTGACCGACCCCCGGGAAGTGGCCCGCTGGTGGGGCCCGGACGGGTTCAGCACCCCGAGCGTGGAGATCGACCTCCGCCCGGGTGGTGCCTACCGGATAGCGATGCAGCCCCCGGAAGGCGAGCTGTTCTACCTGGTGGGCGAATACATCGACGTCGATCCCCCGGTGGGCCTGTCGTACACCTTCCGCTGGGAGGAGCCCGACCCTGACGACCGGGAGACGGTGGTGACGCTGTCACTGCACGACACCGACATCAGACGGTCCGAACTCACCCTCGACAGGGCCCCTTCGCCACTGAGCGGCGGCTGGCCCTCCACGAGGAAGGCTGGGTCCAGGGTCTCGGCAAGCTCGGGGAAATGCTCGCGTCGCAATGGGATTGATCACCGTCCCCCACGCCGGACCGGTGTTCCCCGGCATGCGGGCGAACCCGGGATGACGACGCGCCCGTGTGACGACGACCGGTGA
- a CDS encoding TIGR03086 family metal-binding protein, whose amino-acid sequence MTDTTPTLDLGPQTTVLARLAEGVTDARLADPTPCPEYAVRHLLGHLVGLTVAFRDAGRKDLGVTTDTSPGSTRPDIGPGWREELPKVLAELAEAWRDPAAWTGMTRAGGVDLPGEVAGLVATDELVIHGWDLARATGQAYTPDPAALQVCHDFLEAAVDDPGRGDIFGPVVPVEPDAPLLDRAVGLSGRDPGWTSRS is encoded by the coding sequence ATGACCGACACCACCCCGACCCTCGACCTCGGGCCGCAGACGACGGTCCTGGCGCGCCTTGCCGAGGGCGTCACCGACGCGCGACTGGCGGACCCGACGCCCTGCCCGGAGTACGCGGTGCGCCACCTGCTGGGCCACCTGGTCGGGCTGACCGTCGCCTTCCGTGACGCCGGCCGCAAGGACCTGGGCGTCACGACCGACACCAGCCCGGGCTCCACCCGCCCGGACATCGGGCCCGGCTGGCGCGAGGAGCTGCCCAAGGTCCTCGCCGAACTGGCCGAGGCCTGGCGCGACCCGGCCGCCTGGACCGGCATGACCCGGGCCGGAGGCGTGGACCTGCCCGGCGAGGTCGCCGGGCTCGTCGCCACCGACGAGCTGGTGATCCACGGCTGGGACCTGGCCCGCGCGACCGGCCAGGCGTACACCCCCGACCCGGCCGCGCTCCAGGTCTGCCACGACTTCCTCGAAGCGGCGGTCGACGACCCCGGCCGGGGCGACATCTTCGGCCCCGTCGTCCCCGTCGAGCCCGACGCGCCGCTGCTGGACCGGGCGGTGGGTCTGAGCGGCCGGGATCCGGGGTGGACGTCCAGGTCGTAG
- a CDS encoding GntR family transcriptional regulator, whose protein sequence is MTSVPTPIPSRTQYVLEGIKHRILTGQLTPGQALVETELAAQFGVSKTPVREALKTLAGTGLVVMSQYKGVTVRMVDADMAREVYDVRLLLEPEALKRAVQRGASLDAARSALTRADAATDTAERSLANREFHRALYLPCGNPLLGRMLDEVRDQAALVSAVAWAASPSWEREAGEHREILRLALDGDADAAARALHSHIASFVQRAFPQAGLEQEGQE, encoded by the coding sequence ATGACCTCTGTGCCCACGCCGATCCCCTCCCGCACGCAGTACGTGCTGGAGGGGATCAAACACCGCATCCTCACCGGGCAGTTGACGCCGGGCCAGGCGCTGGTCGAGACCGAGCTCGCCGCGCAGTTCGGGGTGTCGAAGACCCCGGTGCGCGAGGCGCTCAAGACCCTCGCCGGGACCGGGCTGGTCGTGATGAGCCAGTACAAGGGCGTCACGGTGCGCATGGTGGACGCGGACATGGCGCGCGAGGTCTACGACGTCCGGCTGCTGCTGGAGCCCGAGGCGCTGAAGCGGGCCGTGCAGCGCGGCGCTTCCCTGGACGCCGCCCGGTCCGCGCTGACCAGGGCCGACGCCGCCACCGACACCGCCGAACGCTCCCTCGCCAACCGGGAGTTCCACCGCGCCCTGTACCTGCCGTGCGGCAATCCGCTGCTCGGCCGGATGCTCGACGAGGTCCGTGACCAGGCCGCCCTCGTCTCCGCCGTCGCGTGGGCCGCCTCGCCCTCCTGGGAGCGGGAGGCCGGCGAGCACCGCGAGATCCTCCGGCTCGCCCTCGACGGCGACGCCGACGCCGCGGCCCGCGCCCTGCACTCCCACATCGCGTCCTTCGTGCAGCGTGCTTTCCCCCAGGCAGGACTGGAACAGGAAGGTCAGGAATGA
- a CDS encoding dihydrodipicolinate synthase family protein translates to MSSVAFETQRAALADVVAIPVTPFAEDGSVEQDTYRALLRRLLDGGITTLTPNGNTGEFYALTPEERRLVTELTIDEAGERAVILVGVGHDIPTAVASARHARDLGAQMVMVHQPVHPYVSQAGWVDYHRAVAQAVPELGVVPYIRNAQLTGARLAELADACPNVIGVKYAVPDAAKFAAFARDAGLERFVWVAGLAEPYAPSYFSAGATGFTSGLVNVAPAVSLNMIEALRSGDYPAAMKVWEQIRRFEELRADSGSANNVTVVKEALASLGLCRRDVRPPSRQLPESERAEVAAIAAGWSI, encoded by the coding sequence ATGAGCAGCGTGGCGTTCGAGACCCAGCGGGCGGCCCTGGCCGACGTGGTGGCCATCCCGGTGACGCCGTTCGCCGAGGACGGCTCCGTCGAGCAGGACACCTACCGGGCCCTGCTGCGCCGTCTGCTCGACGGCGGCATCACCACCCTCACCCCGAACGGCAACACCGGCGAGTTCTACGCCCTGACGCCCGAGGAGCGCCGGCTCGTCACGGAGTTGACGATCGACGAGGCCGGGGAGCGGGCCGTCATCCTGGTCGGCGTCGGGCACGACATCCCGACCGCCGTCGCCTCCGCCCGGCACGCCCGTGACCTCGGCGCCCAGATGGTGATGGTCCACCAGCCCGTCCACCCGTACGTCTCCCAGGCCGGCTGGGTCGACTACCACCGGGCCGTCGCGCAGGCCGTGCCGGAGCTGGGCGTCGTCCCCTACATCCGCAACGCGCAGCTCACGGGTGCCCGGCTCGCCGAACTCGCCGACGCCTGCCCGAACGTCATCGGCGTGAAGTACGCCGTCCCGGACGCCGCCAAGTTCGCGGCCTTCGCCCGGGACGCCGGGCTGGAACGTTTCGTGTGGGTGGCAGGACTCGCCGAGCCCTACGCGCCCTCCTACTTCTCCGCGGGCGCCACCGGCTTCACCTCCGGGCTGGTGAACGTCGCCCCGGCCGTCTCCCTGAACATGATCGAGGCGCTGCGCTCCGGCGACTACCCGGCCGCCATGAAGGTCTGGGAGCAGATCCGCCGCTTCGAGGAACTGCGCGCCGACAGCGGCTCCGCCAACAACGTCACCGTCGTCAAGGAGGCCCTCGCCTCCCTCGGGCTGTGCCGCCGGGACGTCCGCCCGCCGAGCAGGCAACTGCCCGAGAGCGAGCGGGCCGAGGTCGCCGCGATCGCCGCGGGGTGGTCGATATGA
- the araD gene encoding L-arabinonate dehydratase produces the protein MTGRLRPEDLRSHQWYGAEGQLRTWSHNARMRQLGYEAEEYQGRPVIAVLNTWSDINPCHVHLRERAEAVKRGVWQAGGFPLEFPVATLSETYQKPTPMLYRNLLAMEAEELLRSYPIDAAVLLGGCDKSTPALLMGAASADVPALFVPAGPMLPGHWRGETLGSGTDMWKYWDEHRAGNLTDCELRELQGGLARSPGHCMTMGTASTMTAAAEALGMTLPGASSIPAVDSGHERMAAASGRRAVELAWTALKPSRILTREAFEDAVTTVLGLGGSTNAVIHLIAMAGRCRVELTLDDFDRIARTVPVLANVRPGGQTYLMEDFHFAGGLPAFLSRITDLLHLDRPTVNGTLGEQLEGAVVHNDDVIRTRENPVAAEGGVAVLRGNLCPDGAVIKHISAEPHLLKHTGPAVVFDDYKTMQRTINDPALGITPDHVLVLRGAGPKGGPGMPEYGMLPLPDYLLKQGVRDMVRISDARMSGTSYGACVLHVAPESYVGGPLALVRTGDSITLDVEARTLHLHVDDEELARRRADWTPPPTRYERGYGALYNEQITQADTGCDFEFLARSGTVQDPYAG, from the coding sequence ATGACCGGCAGGCTGCGTCCCGAGGACCTCAGGAGCCACCAGTGGTACGGGGCCGAGGGCCAGCTGCGCACCTGGTCGCACAACGCCCGGATGCGCCAGCTCGGTTACGAGGCGGAGGAGTACCAGGGCCGCCCGGTGATCGCCGTACTGAACACCTGGTCCGACATCAACCCCTGCCATGTCCACCTGCGCGAGCGCGCCGAGGCGGTCAAGCGCGGGGTGTGGCAGGCCGGCGGCTTCCCGCTGGAGTTCCCGGTCGCCACGCTCTCCGAGACGTACCAGAAGCCGACCCCGATGCTCTACCGCAACCTGCTCGCGATGGAGGCCGAGGAACTGCTGCGGTCGTACCCGATCGACGCGGCGGTGCTGCTCGGCGGCTGCGACAAGTCGACGCCCGCGCTGCTCATGGGCGCGGCCTCGGCCGACGTGCCGGCGCTCTTCGTGCCCGCCGGGCCGATGCTGCCGGGCCACTGGCGCGGTGAGACCCTCGGGTCCGGCACCGACATGTGGAAGTACTGGGACGAGCACCGCGCGGGCAACCTGACCGACTGCGAACTGCGGGAACTGCAGGGCGGGTTGGCGCGTTCACCCGGTCACTGCATGACCATGGGGACCGCGTCGACGATGACCGCGGCGGCGGAAGCCCTCGGCATGACACTGCCGGGCGCCTCCTCGATCCCGGCCGTCGACTCCGGGCACGAGCGGATGGCCGCCGCCTCCGGGCGCCGTGCCGTGGAACTCGCCTGGACCGCGCTCAAGCCGTCCCGGATCCTCACCCGCGAGGCCTTCGAGGACGCCGTCACCACGGTGCTCGGCCTCGGCGGCTCCACCAACGCCGTCATCCACCTGATCGCGATGGCCGGACGCTGCCGGGTCGAGCTCACCCTCGACGACTTCGACCGCATCGCCCGCACCGTGCCGGTGCTCGCCAACGTCCGGCCCGGCGGACAGACGTACCTCATGGAGGACTTCCACTTCGCCGGTGGCCTGCCCGCCTTCCTGTCGCGGATCACCGACCTGCTGCACCTGGACCGGCCCACCGTCAACGGCACCCTGGGAGAGCAGCTCGAGGGCGCCGTGGTCCACAACGACGACGTCATCCGCACCCGCGAGAACCCGGTCGCCGCCGAGGGCGGGGTCGCCGTGCTGCGCGGCAACCTCTGCCCGGACGGCGCCGTCATCAAGCACATCTCCGCCGAGCCGCACCTGCTCAAGCACACCGGTCCCGCCGTCGTCTTCGACGACTACAAGACCATGCAGCGCACCATCAACGACCCGGCGCTCGGCATCACCCCCGATCACGTCCTCGTGCTGCGGGGCGCCGGCCCCAAGGGCGGCCCGGGCATGCCCGAGTACGGGATGCTGCCGCTGCCCGACTACCTGCTCAAGCAGGGTGTCCGGGACATGGTCCGCATCTCCGACGCCCGGATGAGCGGCACGAGTTACGGCGCGTGCGTACTGCACGTCGCCCCCGAGTCGTACGTGGGCGGGCCGCTCGCCCTCGTCCGCACCGGCGACTCCATCACCCTCGACGTCGAGGCGCGCACCCTCCACCTCCACGTGGACGACGAGGAGCTGGCGCGGCGCCGGGCGGACTGGACGCCGCCGCCCACCCGGTACGAGCGCGGCTACGGCGCGCTCTACAACGAGCAGATCACGCAGGCCGACACCGGCTGCGACTTCGAGTTCCTGGCACGCTCGGGCACGGTGCAGGACCCGTACGCGGGCTGA
- a CDS encoding carbohydrate ABC transporter permease translates to MAQAAAVAKPPAPPRRRRASATPRRLPYLLIAPAALLMLGFIAYPVISVFYYSLQNYNPTKPWRNGYAGFDNFVHAFTEDPVFWDTLVFSAKWVFVEVGLQLLFGLALALIVNQTFVGRGLGRALVFSPWAVSGVLTSAIWVLLYNSQTGITRYLADMGIGSYGTSWLSDTSTVFPAAVVADLWRGVPFFAILILADLQSVSKDLYEAAEVDGASRLKQFWHITLPHLKDAIILSTLLRAVWEFNNVDLLYTLTGGGPAGETTTLPLYIANTSVDAHNFGYASALTTVAFVILLFCSMVYLRLSKFGGESK, encoded by the coding sequence ATGGCCCAAGCCGCAGCCGTGGCGAAACCGCCCGCGCCACCCCGGCGGCGCCGTGCCTCCGCCACGCCGCGCAGGCTTCCCTACCTGCTGATCGCACCGGCCGCCCTGCTCATGCTGGGCTTCATCGCCTACCCGGTCATCAGCGTCTTCTACTACAGCCTGCAGAACTACAACCCCACCAAGCCGTGGCGGAACGGATACGCGGGCTTCGACAACTTCGTCCACGCCTTCACCGAGGACCCGGTCTTCTGGGACACCCTGGTCTTCAGCGCCAAGTGGGTCTTCGTCGAGGTCGGCCTGCAACTGCTGTTCGGTCTCGCGCTGGCCCTCATCGTCAACCAGACCTTCGTGGGCCGGGGCCTGGGGCGCGCCCTGGTCTTCTCCCCGTGGGCCGTCTCCGGCGTGCTGACCTCCGCGATCTGGGTGCTGCTCTACAACTCCCAGACGGGCATCACCCGTTACCTCGCTGACATGGGCATCGGCTCCTACGGCACGAGCTGGCTGTCGGACACCTCCACGGTGTTCCCGGCGGCGGTCGTGGCCGATCTGTGGCGCGGAGTGCCCTTCTTCGCGATCCTCATCCTCGCCGACCTCCAGTCCGTCTCGAAGGACCTGTACGAGGCAGCCGAGGTCGACGGGGCCAGCCGCCTCAAGCAGTTCTGGCACATCACGCTGCCCCATCTGAAGGACGCCATCATCCTGTCCACCCTGCTGCGCGCGGTCTGGGAGTTCAACAACGTCGACCTGCTCTACACGCTGACCGGCGGCGGCCCGGCGGGCGAGACCACGACCCTCCCGCTCTACATCGCCAACACCTCGGTCGACGCCCACAACTTCGGCTACGCGTCCGCCCTGACCACGGTCGCGTTCGTGATCCTGCTCTTCTGCTCGATGGTCTATCTGCGGCTGAGCAAGTTCGGAGGCGAGAGCAAGTGA
- a CDS encoding carbohydrate ABC transporter permease, which translates to MSVKEATKAAPAPAPTAPEPPRPAKGKRAWDEAPRWQIYLPLGIYLVFTLIPFYWILLFALRPAGSTSLVPWPMTFDHFEKVWTERSFGTYFTNSVLVGVATLVMTTLVALAGGYALARFDFKIKRAFMLGLLCSQFVPGALLLVPLFEIFAELQMINSLGSVILAETVFQLPLSMILISNFIKNVPYSLEEAAWVDGCNRMTAFRIVVLPLLRPGLIAVGSFAFVHSWNHFLFALMFLNNQDKQTIPVGLNTLMSADSVDLGALAAGGIIAAVPVVIVFAFIQKWLITGFSAGAVKG; encoded by the coding sequence GTGAGCGTCAAGGAAGCCACCAAGGCGGCGCCCGCTCCGGCGCCCACGGCCCCCGAACCGCCGCGTCCCGCCAAGGGGAAGCGCGCCTGGGACGAGGCCCCCCGCTGGCAGATCTACCTGCCCCTGGGGATCTACCTGGTCTTCACCCTCATCCCCTTCTACTGGATCCTGCTCTTCGCCCTGCGCCCGGCCGGCTCGACCTCGCTCGTGCCCTGGCCGATGACCTTCGACCACTTCGAGAAGGTGTGGACGGAGCGCAGCTTCGGCACCTACTTCACCAACAGCGTGCTCGTCGGCGTCGCCACCCTGGTGATGACGACCCTCGTCGCCCTGGCAGGCGGCTACGCCCTCGCCCGGTTCGACTTCAAGATCAAGCGGGCGTTCATGCTGGGCCTGCTGTGCTCCCAGTTCGTGCCGGGCGCGCTGCTGCTGGTCCCGCTGTTCGAGATCTTCGCCGAACTCCAGATGATCAACAGCCTCGGCAGTGTCATCCTCGCCGAGACGGTCTTCCAGCTGCCGCTGTCGATGATCCTGATCAGCAACTTCATCAAGAACGTGCCGTACTCCCTGGAGGAGGCGGCCTGGGTGGACGGCTGCAACCGCATGACGGCCTTCCGGATCGTCGTGCTGCCGCTGCTGCGGCCGGGCCTGATCGCCGTCGGCTCCTTCGCCTTCGTGCACTCCTGGAACCACTTCCTGTTCGCCCTGATGTTCCTCAACAACCAGGACAAGCAGACCATCCCGGTCGGCCTGAACACCCTGATGAGCGCGGACAGCGTCGACCTCGGCGCGCTCGCCGCGGGCGGCATCATCGCGGCCGTGCCGGTCGTGATCGTGTTCGCCTTCATCCAGAAGTGGCTGATCACCGGGTTCAGCGCGGGGGCGGTGAAGGGATGA
- a CDS encoding pectate lyase family protein encodes MRLRQLAVAAGLVGVLCVPAHAEARDIGRDTLPANDGWASEGAGTTGGAAADADHVHTVTDRAGLVRALDGGSDTPKIIRIAGTIDANTDDDGDRLDCSDYATGGYSLKKYLAAYDPRTWGAAKPSGPQEEARQASAARQAERVVLPVGSNTTIVGLGDSAVLKGASLQVRNAGNVIIRNLDIRDAYDCFPVWQPNTGGLGDWKTAYDTIWLTGATHVWVDHVTLSDKGHPDAQEPTYFARNYLRHDGLLDITNGSDLVTVSWSRFADHDKAMLIGNGDTATGDRGKLRVTLHHNAFESVVQRAPRVRFGQVHVYNNRYEITDDYRYSLGVSTESRIYAENNAFHAPGHVEVADLVKSWNGSALHQGGTLFNGFPVDLLMIYNAYNSGSERDLTDDVGWTPALHGRIDSAAAADRAVARGAGAGRIP; translated from the coding sequence ATGAGACTACGTCAACTCGCCGTCGCGGCAGGGCTGGTGGGCGTGCTCTGCGTCCCCGCGCACGCCGAGGCACGGGACATCGGCCGCGACACCCTGCCCGCGAACGACGGCTGGGCCTCCGAGGGAGCGGGCACCACCGGAGGCGCGGCCGCCGACGCCGACCACGTCCACACGGTCACGGACCGCGCGGGACTCGTCCGCGCCCTCGACGGCGGCAGCGACACCCCGAAGATCATCAGGATCGCCGGGACGATCGACGCCAACACCGACGACGACGGCGACCGTCTCGACTGCTCCGACTACGCCACCGGCGGCTACAGCCTGAAGAAGTACCTCGCCGCCTACGACCCCCGCACCTGGGGCGCCGCCAAGCCCAGCGGCCCGCAGGAGGAGGCCCGCCAGGCCTCCGCCGCCCGGCAGGCCGAGCGGGTCGTGCTGCCCGTCGGCTCCAACACCACGATCGTCGGGCTCGGCGACTCGGCCGTCCTGAAGGGCGCGAGCCTCCAGGTGCGGAACGCGGGCAACGTGATCATCCGCAACCTCGACATCCGCGACGCCTACGACTGCTTCCCCGTCTGGCAGCCCAACACCGGCGGACTCGGCGACTGGAAGACGGCGTACGACACGATCTGGCTGACCGGCGCCACCCATGTGTGGGTCGACCACGTGACGTTGAGCGACAAGGGCCACCCGGACGCCCAGGAGCCCACCTACTTCGCCCGCAACTACCTGCGCCACGACGGACTGCTGGACATCACGAACGGCTCCGACCTGGTGACCGTCTCCTGGAGCCGGTTCGCGGACCACGACAAGGCGATGCTCATCGGCAACGGCGACACCGCCACCGGCGACCGCGGAAAGCTCCGGGTCACCCTCCACCACAACGCGTTCGAGTCGGTCGTCCAGCGCGCCCCGCGCGTCCGCTTCGGCCAGGTACACGTCTACAACAACCGCTACGAGATCACCGACGACTACCGCTACTCCCTCGGCGTCTCCACCGAGTCGAGGATCTACGCCGAGAACAACGCCTTCCACGCCCCCGGCCATGTGGAGGTCGCCGACCTGGTCAAGAGCTGGAACGGCAGCGCCCTGCACCAGGGCGGCACGCTCTTCAACGGCTTTCCGGTTGACCTGCTCATGATCTACAACGCCTACAACTCGGGCAGTGAGCGCGACCTGACGGACGACGTCGGCTGGACACCCGCCCTGCACGGGCGGATCGACAGCGCCGCCGCGGCCGACCGGGCGGTGGCCCGCGGCGCGGGTGCGGGGAGGATCCCATGA
- a CDS encoding Gfo/Idh/MocA family protein: MTGRMIDSMNTPLPVVLAGARGHGRWHVENIRRLQELGLVRLAGVCELTPLTEAELDGLGTPEQSADFGALLDSTGARIAVICTPIPTHTDLALTAAERGVHLLLEKPPAPSYAEFRRMADGVEAAGVVCQIGFQSLGSHALPAIRELVAEGAIGRLVGLGGAGAWVRDEDYFRRAPWAGKRRLNGVDVIDGALTNPLAHAVATALALGGSTRAEDVTGIETELLRANAIESDDTSCVRISTAQGHPVTVAATLCAERADEPYVLVHGSTGRITFWYKQDRVLLQRAGHGPEEFEHGRTDLLENLVAHLTTGADLLVPPDATGAFMKVVEAIRTAPDPAPLPDTAWHRVPGENRRVVPGIDGLVAASADTLSLYSELGAPWALHAAHLSKEVSTR, encoded by the coding sequence ATGACCGGTCGCATGATCGACTCCATGAACACACCTCTGCCTGTCGTCCTCGCCGGCGCCCGGGGCCACGGCCGCTGGCACGTCGAGAACATCCGCCGCCTCCAGGAGCTGGGCCTCGTCCGGCTGGCCGGCGTCTGCGAACTGACTCCGCTGACCGAGGCGGAGCTCGACGGCCTGGGCACGCCCGAGCAGTCCGCCGACTTCGGCGCCCTGCTGGACTCCACCGGCGCCCGGATCGCCGTGATCTGCACACCCATCCCCACCCACACCGACCTCGCGCTCACCGCGGCCGAGCGGGGCGTGCACCTCCTGCTGGAGAAGCCGCCCGCCCCCTCGTACGCGGAGTTCCGCCGCATGGCCGACGGGGTCGAGGCCGCCGGGGTCGTCTGCCAGATCGGCTTCCAGTCGCTGGGCTCGCACGCCCTGCCCGCCATCCGCGAGCTGGTCGCCGAGGGGGCGATCGGCCGGCTGGTCGGGCTCGGCGGGGCCGGTGCCTGGGTGCGGGACGAGGACTACTTCCGGCGGGCGCCCTGGGCGGGCAAACGGCGGCTGAACGGCGTCGACGTGATCGACGGGGCGCTGACCAACCCGCTCGCCCACGCCGTCGCCACGGCACTCGCCCTCGGCGGCAGCACCCGCGCCGAGGACGTCACCGGCATCGAGACCGAACTGCTGCGCGCCAACGCCATCGAGTCCGACGACACCTCCTGCGTCCGGATCAGCACCGCCCAGGGCCACCCGGTCACCGTCGCGGCGACCCTGTGCGCCGAGCGGGCGGACGAACCGTACGTCCTCGTGCACGGGAGCACCGGCCGCATCACCTTCTGGTACAAGCAGGACCGCGTGCTGCTCCAGCGCGCGGGGCACGGCCCGGAGGAGTTCGAGCACGGCCGCACCGACCTGCTGGAGAACCTCGTCGCGCACCTCACCACCGGCGCCGACCTGCTGGTCCCGCCGGACGCGACCGGCGCCTTCATGAAGGTCGTGGAGGCCATCCGCACTGCTCCCGACCCGGCGCCGCTGCCGGACACCGCCTGGCACCGCGTCCCCGGTGAGAACCGCCGGGTGGTGCCCGGCATCGACGGGCTCGTCGCGGCCTCCGCCGACACCCTCTCCCTCTACTCCGAGCTGGGCGCCCCCTGGGCGCTGCATGCGGCGCACCTGTCGAAAGAGGTGAGCACCAGATGA